A genome region from Chloroflexota bacterium includes the following:
- a CDS encoding HAMP domain-containing histidine kinase has protein sequence MNNTPSEEKTTDYSPEERALILRLRVYVNMRWLAIPAIIIATLVASRIFQIGFPTIPVYVICAIIAFYNFLLFRWTRGLQNQKPELVIRKTEAYGNVQVFLDLVMLTALLHFTGGVENPFLFLYIIHTNAAAIFLSKRRVYELTTLAMVMFTLLVFLEYFGIIPHVNLEGFVPPNRYRELGFVIPVLVALVTLAYATVYVATAIVGELRRRQREVMILKDQLLEQRRIELEQISGEVVKLIEERRHFVRFLSVVAHDLQSPLVATQSILSYILDGYTGQITDGQKDLMQRGIRRIDGLLTLITDLLDIPRIEAGQLKREMREISVNEVIKQATDGLDNLARQKGITLKVELPKSSSKIYGASRRLQQVVTNLTSNAINYTREGTVLIKVADGDSEVRVDVIDTGIGIPPDDLPRLFDDFFRGSNVGAKGTGLGLSISKRIIEAHGGKIWAESPCPETGKGSRFTFTLPKGQVVVREG, from the coding sequence ATGAATAATACGCCCTCTGAAGAGAAAACGACGGACTACTCCCCTGAAGAGAGAGCACTGATACTGCGACTCAGGGTGTATGTCAATATGAGATGGCTGGCCATTCCAGCAATCATTATTGCCACCCTGGTAGCATCAAGAATATTTCAGATTGGCTTCCCCACCATCCCTGTCTACGTTATTTGCGCAATTATCGCCTTCTATAATTTTTTGCTGTTTCGCTGGACACGAGGTCTGCAGAATCAAAAACCTGAGTTGGTCATCAGGAAAACGGAAGCCTATGGCAACGTCCAGGTATTTCTTGACTTGGTAATGCTCACTGCGCTGCTACACTTTACGGGGGGAGTAGAAAATCCGTTTCTATTTTTGTACATAATTCATACTAATGCAGCAGCTATATTTCTATCCAAACGGAGGGTATATGAACTAACCACTTTAGCCATGGTGATGTTTACGCTTCTGGTTTTTTTGGAATATTTTGGCATAATACCACATGTAAATCTCGAGGGATTTGTACCCCCAAATCGATATAGGGAATTAGGCTTTGTCATCCCTGTTTTGGTTGCTTTGGTGACTTTGGCTTACGCCACAGTCTATGTGGCCACTGCTATTGTCGGTGAGCTGAGGAGGCGACAACGTGAAGTGATGATATTGAAAGATCAGCTCCTTGAGCAAAGAAGGATAGAGTTAGAGCAGATTTCCGGTGAGGTAGTTAAACTGATTGAGGAGAGGCGTCATTTTGTCCGGTTCCTCAGCGTTGTGGCTCATGACCTTCAATCCCCTCTTGTTGCTACCCAGAGCATACTATCCTATATATTGGATGGGTATACTGGGCAGATCACTGATGGTCAAAAAGATCTGATGCAAAGGGGTATCAGGAGAATCGATGGGCTGCTGACGCTTATTACTGACCTGTTAGATATACCTCGTATCGAAGCCGGTCAGCTCAAACGCGAGATGAGGGAAATCTCTGTGAACGAGGTGATCAAACAGGCTACGGATGGTCTCGATAACTTGGCAAGGCAGAAGGGGATAACACTGAAAGTTGAATTACCTAAAAGTTCGTCTAAAATATACGGAGCAAGCCGCAGACTGCAGCAGGTGGTGACGAATCTGACGAGCAATGCCATCAATTACACACGTGAGGGCACGGTGCTGATCAAAGTGGCAGACGGCGACAGCGAAGTACGAGTTGATGTAATAGATACCGGAATTGGCATCCCACCCGACGACTTACCTCGACTTTTCGATGACTTTTTCAGGGGGAGCAATGTGGGAGCAAAGGGAACTGGATTAGGGTTATCCATATCTAAGAGAATAATTGAAGCTCACGGTGGCAAAATTTGGGCTGAAAGTCCCTGCCCTGAAACTGGCAAGGGAAGCAGGTTTACCTTTACTTTGCCGAAAGGACAGGTGGTTGTGCGGGAAGGCTAG
- a CDS encoding response regulator, with amino-acid sequence MKQRPKILLVDDDVDLVTVMRGALESKAYEVIVAYNGQEGLEKARKEKPDLVVLDILMPVADGFVFADQFRKDPSLAKVPVLALTSFSESLGQPFAFDVSEYISKPIKPKDLVAKVEEFLKKTGS; translated from the coding sequence ATGAAACAGAGGCCGAAGATTCTACTTGTTGACGATGACGTTGATCTTGTGACAGTGATGAGGGGAGCTTTGGAAAGTAAGGCTTACGAGGTGATTGTAGCTTACAACGGGCAAGAGGGCTTGGAAAAGGCAAGAAAGGAGAAACCTGACTTAGTCGTTTTGGATATATTGATGCCAGTAGCAGACGGTTTTGTCTTCGCTGACCAATTCCGTAAAGACCCGTCGCTTGCCAAGGTTCCTGTCCTAGCACTGACTAGCTTTTCAGAGTCACTCGGCCAGCCTTTTGCATTTGATGTTTCTGAGTACATATCAAAGCCTATTAAACCAAAGGATTTAGTGGCTAAGGTTGAGGAGTTTCTTAAAAAGACAGGGTCTTAG
- a CDS encoding alpha/beta hydrolase: MFKHEYADVNNVRLHYVTAGKGNLIMFLHGFPEFWYEWKNQLAEFGRDYQAMAPDMRGYNLSSKPAEVEQYRMKYLVEDIRALAEHLGHKKLILVAHDWGGGVAWPFAMRHPDYLEKLIIVNAPHPITFVRELSDNPAQRKASQYILVHRTAEAEEILSRNNYAVLVSGLLEDGLKQGYFTEEDRKAYIEAWSQPGALTGGLNYYRAAHLGSFTGESDEVLSADPSLFSVKVPTLVIWGEQDKYLLTGNLEGLEKYVSNLIVKRIPDGSHWVIHEKPALVNVYIREFIER; the protein is encoded by the coding sequence ATGTTCAAGCACGAGTACGCTGATGTTAACAATGTCCGCCTTCACTATGTGACTGCAGGCAAGGGTAACTTAATAATGTTTCTCCACGGCTTTCCCGAGTTCTGGTACGAGTGGAAAAATCAGCTTGCTGAGTTCGGTCGAGATTACCAGGCTATGGCTCCAGACATGCGTGGCTATAACTTGTCATCGAAACCTGCCGAGGTTGAGCAATATCGGATGAAGTATCTGGTCGAAGACATTCGTGCTCTTGCTGAGCACCTTGGCCATAAGAAGTTAATCCTCGTGGCGCATGATTGGGGTGGGGGAGTGGCGTGGCCGTTCGCCATGCGCCACCCAGACTATCTTGAGAAGCTCATCATAGTCAATGCTCCTCATCCCATTACCTTTGTGCGCGAACTGAGTGACAACCCAGCGCAACGGAAAGCCAGCCAGTACATTCTGGTGCATCGCACCGCTGAGGCTGAGGAGATACTGTCTCGAAACAACTACGCTGTGCTTGTAAGTGGTCTCTTAGAGGATGGCCTTAAGCAGGGCTATTTCACAGAGGAAGACCGCAAAGCATATATTGAGGCCTGGTCACAGCCAGGTGCGCTTACCGGCGGCTTAAACTACTACCGGGCTGCTCATCTCGGCTCCTTTACTGGAGAAAGCGACGAAGTCTTGTCTGCAGACCCATCGCTATTTTCGGTTAAAGTGCCGACGCTGGTAATCTGGGGCGAGCAGGACAAGTATCTGCTCACCGGTAATCTGGAAGGTCTTGAAAAGTACGTATCCAACCTGATAGTCAAGCGTATACCTGATGGCTCGCATTGGGTCATCCATGAGAAGCCGGCCCTTGTTAATGTCTACATCAGGGAGTTCATCGAGCGTTGA
- a CDS encoding 3-hydroxyacyl-CoA dehydrogenase family protein: MKMEVKKIAVLGAGVMGHGIAQICAQAGYPVNLRDTKDEFVETGIGKIRKFLGGSVERQRMTQAEADAILRRIKGITDLKEAGNDVDLVIEAIVEDINIKKELYRELDQICRPDTIFASNTSAQSITEMAMTTKRPDKFIGMHWFNPAQLMRGIEVITHDKTSKETLDAVVNLCKKLGKEPGICKDSPGFIVNRLLQIWYNEGLNMYDEGIAEPQDIDTALKVAYNFRMGPFELRDLVGLDIALASTGTHYWELMREQFRPPRCLIMKVKAGDLGRKTGKGFYDYRSES; this comes from the coding sequence ATGAAAATGGAAGTCAAGAAGATTGCAGTATTAGGAGCCGGTGTTATGGGGCATGGAATTGCCCAGATTTGTGCTCAGGCAGGATATCCGGTTAATTTGCGAGATACTAAAGATGAATTTGTGGAGACCGGTATCGGCAAGATTCGGAAATTCTTAGGCGGCAGCGTTGAGCGCCAGAGGATGACACAGGCTGAAGCCGATGCTATATTGAGACGAATTAAAGGCATAACTGACCTGAAAGAAGCGGGCAATGATGTTGACTTAGTTATCGAGGCTATAGTTGAGGATATTAATATAAAGAAGGAACTCTATAGGGAACTCGACCAGATATGCCGTCCGGACACTATATTTGCGTCTAATACCTCGGCTCAGTCAATCACTGAGATGGCGATGACAACCAAGCGGCCTGACAAGTTTATCGGGATGCACTGGTTTAATCCTGCCCAGCTCATGCGGGGGATAGAGGTCATTACTCATGATAAGACCTCCAAGGAAACCCTGGACGCTGTGGTGAATTTATGCAAGAAGCTGGGCAAGGAGCCGGGGATATGTAAGGATTCGCCGGGATTTATTGTGAACAGGCTTCTCCAGATCTGGTATAACGAAGGCCTGAATATGTACGATGAAGGCATAGCTGAGCCACAGGACATAGATACGGCTTTAAAAGTGGCCTATAATTTCCGAATGGGACCTTTTGAGCTGCGCGACTTGGTCGGTCTTGATATTGCTCTGGCCAGTACCGGGACACACTACTGGGAGTTGATGCGGGAGCAATTTAGACCGCCGAGGTGCTTGATTATGAAGGTTAAGGCCGGGGACCTCGGCAGGAAGACCGGTAAAGGGTTTTATGATTATAGGTCGGAAAGTTGA
- the hypB gene encoding hydrogenase nickel incorporation protein HypB, translating into MKINVMTDILEANDRIAAVNSDVFNKNRNLVLNLMSSPGAGKTTLLEKTGEALKGKLRPGVIAGDIETSRDAERLQKYKLPVVQLTTGSACHLDANMIASALPHIDLKEIDILIIENVGNLVCPAEFKLGEDYKIMMLSVTEGDEKPLKYPLMFRESSLLLINKIDLLKYTNFNLKEAKTNARRVNPDLDIIDISCTTGEGISDWMAWLNQHYQKKFGAKTRA; encoded by the coding sequence ATGAAAATCAACGTTATGACTGACATTCTTGAAGCTAATGACCGCATTGCTGCTGTCAATAGCGATGTCTTCAATAAGAATCGGAATTTGGTTCTTAACCTGATGAGCTCACCGGGAGCAGGTAAGACGACCTTGCTGGAGAAAACAGGTGAAGCACTCAAGGGCAAGCTCCGCCCCGGTGTCATTGCCGGTGACATTGAGACCAGCCGAGATGCAGAGCGGCTGCAAAAATATAAGCTGCCTGTGGTGCAATTGACTACCGGTAGCGCCTGTCATCTCGATGCCAATATGATTGCTTCAGCCCTACCTCATATTGACCTAAAGGAAATTGACATTTTGATTATTGAGAACGTAGGAAATCTTGTCTGTCCTGCCGAATTCAAGCTAGGAGAGGATTACAAGATTATGATGCTCAGTGTAACCGAAGGTGATGAGAAGCCTCTCAAGTACCCACTAATGTTTCGAGAATCATCGCTACTTCTCATCAATAAAATTGATTTGCTGAAATATACCAATTTCAATTTGAAGGAAGCGAAGACAAACGCACGAAGGGTCAACCCTGATCTGGACATTATAGATATCTCCTGCACCACAGGTGAGGGGATTTCAGATTGGATGGCGTGGCTTAATCAGCACTACCAGAAGAAGTTTGGGGCTAAAACGCGTGCATGA
- the hypA gene encoding hydrogenase maturation nickel metallochaperone HypA, producing the protein MHEMAIARNIVNIAVAAAEKEGAKRITKVNVVAGELRGIIPAQLIFSFGLMSENTIASGAYLDLEIMAVMGKCKKCGETFVVRDYRYACSRCQSEDIQTLSGTELRVKDIEVE; encoded by the coding sequence GTGCATGAAATGGCGATCGCCCGGAACATAGTTAACATTGCCGTTGCTGCAGCCGAAAAAGAAGGTGCCAAAAGAATTACTAAGGTCAATGTGGTAGCAGGGGAGTTGAGGGGGATTATCCCAGCACAGCTTATCTTTAGTTTTGGGCTGATGTCTGAGAATACCATCGCCAGCGGGGCTTATCTTGACCTGGAGATAATGGCAGTAATGGGGAAATGCAAGAAGTGCGGTGAGACATTTGTAGTAAGGGATTATCGTTATGCTTGTTCCAGGTGTCAGAGCGAAGATATACAAACTCTTAGCGGGACAGAGCTTAGAGTAAAAGATATCGAGGTTGAATAA
- a CDS encoding methylmalonyl-CoA mutase, with product MGLSPYLETGSGAAMPSKSKKEWQETTLDPTLKRFPERQESFEITSGIQIEPVYVSEDLGEFDYVASLGYPGEYPFTRGIQPTMYRGRIWTMRQYAGYGTAEESNRRYRYLLEQGQTGLSVAFDLPTQIGYDSDHPLARGEVGRLGVAIDTLEDMEILFKDIPLDKISTSMTINATAPILLAMHIAVAKKQGVDLAKLDGTTQNDVLKEYIARGTYIFPPRPSMRLTADIFAYCSQYLPRWNTISIGGYHIREAGATAVQEIAFALANGTAYVEAALNAGLEVDDFGGRISWIFQTNNNFFEEIAKLRAIRRMWAKIMKERFKAKDPRSWMFRTHIQTGGSTLTAQQPMNNIVRATYQALAAVLGGVQSMAVSCFDEAVCLPTEESVQLALRIQQILAFESGVADVVDPVGGSYFVESLADTLEREVNKYIVKIDSLGGAVAAIEQGFQQREIQESSFRYQKEVEEGKRTVVGVNRFVSPYPKVEKLLRVDAEQETKQVARLHQIKKNRDNSKVSQTLKRLEEVARSKDNTVPAFIEGVEAYATLGEMCDVLRRIFGAQKEYLVF from the coding sequence ATGGGGTTATCCCCATATCTAGAAACGGGTTCAGGAGCGGCTATGCCGAGCAAGAGCAAGAAAGAGTGGCAGGAAACTACTCTAGATCCAACGTTGAAGCGCTTCCCTGAGAGACAGGAGAGTTTCGAAATCACCTCAGGAATTCAGATTGAGCCAGTCTATGTGTCTGAAGACCTTGGGGAATTCGATTATGTTGCATCCTTGGGTTATCCCGGCGAATATCCGTTTACCCGAGGTATTCAACCGACAATGTATCGAGGCCGAATATGGACAATGCGCCAGTATGCTGGCTATGGAACAGCCGAGGAATCCAACCGTCGCTACCGTTATCTCCTGGAGCAGGGACAGACCGGTTTAAGCGTTGCTTTTGATTTACCAACCCAGATAGGTTATGACTCTGACCACCCGCTAGCCAGAGGGGAAGTTGGCCGGCTTGGTGTAGCCATAGATACCCTGGAGGATATGGAAATCCTGTTTAAGGATATACCTTTGGACAAGATAAGCACCTCGATGACCATTAATGCCACTGCTCCCATTCTTCTGGCCATGCACATTGCTGTAGCTAAAAAGCAGGGGGTTGACCTTGCTAAGCTCGATGGGACAACACAAAATGATGTTCTGAAAGAGTACATCGCTCGGGGGACGTATATTTTTCCACCTCGCCCTTCGATGCGGCTGACCGCGGATATTTTCGCCTATTGTAGCCAATATCTTCCCCGTTGGAATACCATCAGCATAGGGGGTTATCACATTAGAGAGGCTGGTGCTACTGCAGTTCAGGAGATCGCCTTTGCCTTAGCCAATGGCACTGCCTATGTTGAGGCTGCTCTCAATGCTGGGCTAGAAGTAGATGACTTTGGTGGTAGAATCTCGTGGATATTTCAGACTAATAACAACTTCTTCGAGGAGATTGCCAAACTGAGGGCAATCCGCAGGATGTGGGCCAAGATAATGAAGGAGAGATTTAAAGCCAAAGACCCGCGTAGCTGGATGTTCCGCACCCACATCCAGACTGGAGGGTCAACATTAACAGCCCAGCAACCTATGAACAACATCGTTAGGGCTACTTATCAGGCGCTGGCTGCGGTGCTCGGTGGAGTACAATCTATGGCTGTTTCCTGCTTCGATGAAGCTGTGTGTCTGCCTACAGAGGAGTCAGTGCAATTGGCTTTGCGAATTCAGCAGATTTTAGCCTTTGAAAGCGGTGTTGCTGATGTCGTTGACCCTGTCGGTGGCTCCTATTTCGTAGAGAGCCTTGCTGATACTCTGGAAAGAGAGGTCAACAAGTATATTGTCAAAATCGATAGCCTTGGTGGTGCTGTAGCTGCCATTGAGCAGGGATTCCAGCAAAGAGAGATTCAGGAGAGTTCTTTTCGTTACCAAAAAGAAGTTGAGGAAGGCAAAAGGACAGTAGTTGGTGTTAACAGATTTGTCTCTCCATATCCCAAAGTAGAAAAGTTGCTCCGAGTTGATGCAGAGCAGGAGACAAAGCAGGTGGCGCGTCTGCATCAGATTAAGAAGAATAGAGATAATTCGAAAGTGAGTCAGACGCTTAAGAGACTGGAGGAAGTAGCTCGAAGCAAGGACAATACTGTGCCAGCCTTCATTGAAGGTGTCGAGGCTTATGCCACCTTGGGTGAGATGTGTGATGTGCTTCGCCGCATCTTCGGTGCTCAGAAGGAGTACTTAGTATTCTGA
- a CDS encoding dehydratase → MTPGRTISEGMINIMVGLAGFTLPIFWDEEEAKKTAFETRIAPGRLTLLIMGGLEEQSGFWDEETMVALVGIDKVKITSPLRAGDTLRVHGEVIEKRETRNPERGIVIHRSICKNQKGDTVAKTETAHLVRRRSES, encoded by the coding sequence ATAACGCCGGGCAGGACTATAAGCGAAGGAATGATAAATATAATGGTCGGGCTCGCCGGCTTCACTTTACCCATATTTTGGGACGAAGAAGAGGCAAAGAAAACCGCTTTCGAGACAAGGATTGCCCCGGGTAGGCTGACTCTCCTTATCATGGGAGGACTTGAGGAACAATCTGGGTTCTGGGACGAGGAAACCATGGTTGCCCTCGTCGGCATAGACAAAGTGAAAATAACGAGTCCACTAAGAGCCGGAGATACCTTGAGGGTTCACGGCGAGGTAATTGAAAAGAGGGAGACCAGAAACCCCGAGAGAGGAATCGTAATCCACCGCAGCATCTGCAAAAACCAGAAAGGCGACACTGTCGCCAAAACCGAAACAGCCCACCTCGTGAGAAGAAGAAGCGAGAGTTGA
- a CDS encoding acetyl-CoA acetyltransferase encodes MESIKDKVAIIGMGCTKFGECWDLGLDDLAIEAAYEAYEDASIDPKDIQACWFGTVTAPVTGIGATHGVNPLKLRIPMTRVENWCITGHETLRNACFGVASGMYDIVLALGVEKLKDTGFPGLGTGRGMGPVLEARRTSPGSFSLIATRYFYTYGLSPEEGKTTIGKIAVKNHNNGSMSPKAHFRNKITLEQVMNAPIIAWPLGLFDCCGNSDGAAAAILVPASQAKKFRVDPVYIKGLGQSFDPLLPHARPKFDWLNWDALQNSSRQAYEQAGIRNPREELNIAEVHDCFTITELIIYENFGFSAQGKAKEDIDAGFFELFGGLPVNADGGLKCFGHPVGASGLRMTYEVYKQIQGKAQTPERQLKNVKLGLSHTFGGPPQVSAVAILGRDLG; translated from the coding sequence ATGGAGAGCATAAAAGATAAAGTTGCCATAATAGGTATGGGTTGCACCAAGTTTGGAGAGTGCTGGGACTTAGGCCTTGACGATTTAGCTATAGAGGCTGCCTATGAAGCCTATGAAGATGCCAGCATCGACCCCAAGGACATCCAGGCCTGTTGGTTTGGAACGGTGACTGCCCCGGTAACTGGCATAGGAGCTACCCACGGGGTCAATCCCTTGAAACTGCGCATCCCCATGACACGTGTTGAAAACTGGTGTATTACTGGACACGAAACCTTAAGAAACGCCTGCTTTGGTGTGGCTTCCGGAATGTATGACATTGTATTGGCCCTCGGCGTGGAAAAACTCAAGGATACAGGCTTCCCTGGCCTTGGTACTGGCCGAGGTATGGGGCCGGTATTGGAGGCCCGCCGTACTTCACCAGGCAGCTTTTCGCTCATCGCTACCAGGTATTTCTACACTTATGGACTAAGCCCAGAGGAGGGCAAGACAACTATCGGCAAGATTGCAGTCAAAAACCACAACAATGGCAGCATGTCCCCCAAAGCCCATTTTCGCAACAAGATAACATTAGAGCAGGTAATGAATGCGCCAATCATCGCCTGGCCTCTGGGGCTCTTCGATTGCTGTGGCAACAGCGACGGCGCGGCTGCTGCCATCCTGGTTCCAGCCAGCCAGGCAAAGAAATTCAGAGTTGACCCAGTTTATATCAAAGGTTTAGGACAATCCTTCGACCCCCTGCTACCGCATGCCCGTCCCAAATTTGACTGGCTAAACTGGGACGCTTTGCAAAACTCCTCACGCCAAGCCTACGAGCAAGCCGGGATACGCAATCCTCGCGAAGAGCTTAATATCGCTGAGGTTCACGATTGCTTTACTATCACCGAGCTCATTATTTACGAAAACTTTGGCTTCAGTGCTCAAGGCAAAGCGAAAGAGGACATAGATGCCGGCTTTTTTGAGCTTTTCGGAGGATTGCCGGTAAACGCAGACGGCGGCTTGAAATGCTTCGGTCACCCGGTAGGCGCCAGCGGCCTGAGAATGACATACGAAGTCTATAAGCAAATACAGGGCAAGGCACAAACACCTGAGCGCCAGCTAAAGAACGTCAAACTGGGTTTATCCCACACTTTCGGTGGCCCTCCTCAGGTAAGCGCTGTCGCCATTCTAGGCAGAGATTTGGGATAA
- a CDS encoding hydroxymethylglutaryl-CoA synthase family protein, which yields MSGIISYGAYVPLWRLSRDAIGAAWGRPSLGGERSIANNDEDTVTMAIEAVLDCLAGIDRNSVDGLYFASTTAPFREKQCATLVAGAADLKPEIVTADFGNSLRAGTTALRAALDAVNSGSAQNIIVTAADCRLGYPRSDYEQNFGDAATALLVSKNGKPVANVKASYTISNEMYDVWRLDKDTFVQSWEDRFIIEHGYIENMSKAISGLMKKQNLAAGSVTKAVLYAPTARTQQQLARQLGFDPKTQLQDLLVNNLGVCGCAHSLLLLAAALEDAKESDKLLVASYGDGSDAFLIEVTAEVDKIKTGKRGVKGFLASKRMLPTYERYLSYRGILEPQPGESFRLFPSASVSWRERNWSLRFHGSKCKNCGLVTFPIQRVCYQCQSKDNYDEVRLSDKKGKVFTFSLDNLAGRSDDPIIPQMVIESELENARIYCVMTDCDPKEIKINMPVEMTFRKIYEGAGMYNYFWKCRPIR from the coding sequence ATGTCAGGAATCATCTCTTACGGAGCTTACGTGCCGCTGTGGCGACTGAGTCGAGATGCCATCGGTGCTGCCTGGGGCAGGCCATCTTTGGGCGGCGAGCGGAGCATAGCCAACAACGATGAGGATACCGTCACCATGGCCATAGAGGCAGTGCTCGATTGCCTCGCCGGAATTGACCGCAACAGTGTTGACGGCTTGTATTTCGCTTCCACTACGGCACCTTTCCGGGAGAAGCAATGTGCCACTTTAGTAGCAGGTGCCGCCGACTTGAAACCAGAGATAGTCACCGCCGATTTTGGTAATAGTCTACGAGCCGGAACCACCGCCCTCAGAGCAGCGTTGGATGCAGTCAACAGCGGTTCGGCACAAAACATAATTGTTACCGCCGCTGATTGTCGTCTGGGATACCCTCGTTCGGATTATGAGCAAAACTTCGGCGATGCCGCAACAGCTCTATTGGTAAGCAAAAATGGAAAGCCAGTTGCCAATGTCAAGGCCAGCTACACAATATCCAACGAGATGTACGATGTCTGGAGACTGGATAAGGACACCTTCGTGCAATCTTGGGAAGACAGGTTCATAATTGAGCACGGTTACATTGAAAATATGTCCAAAGCAATCTCAGGCTTAATGAAAAAGCAGAACCTTGCGGCGGGGTCTGTCACTAAAGCAGTGCTTTACGCGCCTACTGCCAGAACTCAGCAACAGCTTGCCCGACAGCTAGGTTTTGACCCAAAAACGCAACTTCAGGACTTGTTAGTTAACAACCTAGGAGTATGCGGCTGTGCCCATTCATTATTATTATTGGCAGCAGCTCTAGAGGATGCCAAGGAAAGCGACAAACTACTCGTTGCCAGTTATGGAGACGGCAGCGACGCCTTCCTCATCGAAGTCACAGCCGAGGTGGACAAAATCAAAACAGGCAAGCGTGGAGTAAAAGGCTTTTTAGCCTCAAAGCGGATGTTGCCCACCTACGAGAGATACCTAAGTTATCGTGGCATATTGGAACCGCAACCCGGAGAATCTTTCCGTCTCTTTCCATCAGCCAGCGTTAGCTGGCGAGAACGCAACTGGTCTCTTCGCTTTCACGGCAGCAAATGCAAGAATTGCGGTCTGGTCACATTCCCGATACAGCGGGTGTGTTACCAATGCCAATCTAAAGATAACTATGATGAGGTAAGGCTCTCAGATAAAAAGGGGAAGGTGTTCACCTTCTCTTTGGACAACCTGGCTGGCAGAAGTGATGACCCCATAATTCCACAAATGGTCATCGAATCAGAGTTAGAGAATGCGAGAATATACTGCGTAATGACAGATTGTGACCCTAAGGAGATTAAGATCAACATGCCAGTCGAAATGACCTTTAGAAAAATTTACGAAGGGGCCGGCATGTACAACTACTTCTGGAAATGTCGGCCGATAAGATAG